A single Saccopteryx bilineata isolate mSacBil1 chromosome 7, mSacBil1_pri_phased_curated, whole genome shotgun sequence DNA region contains:
- the NEURL1 gene encoding E3 ubiquitin-protein ligase NEURL1 isoform X1, with product MGNNFSSIPSLPRGNSSRPPRGHPQNLKDSIGGPFPVTSHRCHHKQKHCLPVLPGGVLLATPLLFHPHTKGSQILMDLSHKAVKRQASFCNAITFSNRPVLIYEQVRLKITKKQCCWSGALRLGFTSKDPSRIHPDSLPKYACPDLVSQSGFWAKALPEEFANEGNIIAFWVDKKGRVFYRINDSAAMLFFNGVRTADPLWALVDVYGLTRGVQLLDSELVLPDCLRPRSFTALRRPSLRREADDVRLSVSLCDLNVPAGEGDEAPPAAGCPIPQNSLNSQHSRALPAQLDGDLRFHALRAGAHVRILDEQTVARLEHGRDERALVFTSRPVRVAETIFVKVTRASGARPGALSFGVTTCDPGTLRPADLPFSPEALMDRKEFWAVCRVPAPLHSGDILGVVVNADGELHLSHNGVAAGMQLCVDASQPLWMFFGLHGAITQIRLLGSTILAERGIPSLPCSPASTPTSPSAVGSRLSDPLLSTCSLGPLGSSAGGTAPNSPVSLPESPVTPGTGQWSDDCTICYEHTVDTVIYTCGHMCLCYACGLRLKKALHACCPICRRPIKDIIKTYRSS from the exons actCCATCGGGGGTcccttccctgtcacctctcaCCGATGCCACCACAAGCAGAAGCACTGCCTGCCGGTGCTGCCCGGTGGGGTGCTCCTGGCCACACCGCTGCTTTTCCACCCACACACCAAGGGCTCCCAGATCCTCATGGACCTCAGCCACAAGGCTGTCAAGAGGCAGGCCAGCTTCTGCAACGCCATCACATTCAGCAACCGCCCAGTCCTCATCTATGAGCAAGTCAGGCTGAAG ATCACCAAGAAGCAGTGCTGCTGGAGCGGGGCGCTGCGCCTGGGCTTCACGAGCAAGGACCCCTCTCGCATCCACCCTGACTCCCTGCCCAAGTACGCCTGCCCCGACCTGGTCTCCCAGAGCGGCTTCTGGGCCAAAGCGCTGCCCGAGGAGTTTGCCAACGAGGGCAACATCATTGCCTTCTGGGTGGACAAGAAGGGCCGTGTGTTCTACCGCATCAACGACTCGGCCGCCATGCTGTTCTTCAATGGGGTCCGCACGGCTGACCCACTCTGGGCCCTGGTGGACGTCTATGGCCTCACGAGGGGTGTCCAGCTGCTTG ACAGCGAGCTGGTGCTGCCAGACTGCCTGCGGCCGCGCTCCTTCACCGCCCTGCGGAGGCCGTCGCTGCGGCGCGAGGCCGACGACGTGCGCCTCTCCGTGAGCTTGTGCGACCTCAACGTGCCGGCGGGGGAAGGCGACGAGGCCCCGCCGGCCGCCGGCTGCCCCATCCCGCAGAACTCGCTCAACTCGCAGCACAGCCGCGCACTCCCTGCACAGCTCGACGGTGACCTGCGCTTCCACGCGCTGCGCGCTGGCGCGCACGTCCGGATTCTGGACGAGCAGACGGTGGCGCGCCTGGAGCACGGGCGCGACGAGCGCGCGCTCGTCTTCACCAGCCGGCCCGTGCGCGTGGCCGAGACCATCTTCGTTAAGGTCACGCGCGCGAGCGGCGCGCGGCCGGGCGCGCTCTCCTTCGGCGTCACCACGTGCGACCCCGGTACGCTGCGGCCTGCCGACCTGCCTTTCAGCCCCGAGGCCCTGATGGACCGCAAGGAGTTCTGGGCCGTGTGCCGCGTGCCCGCGCCCCTGCACAGCGGCGACATCCTGGGCGTGGTGGTCAACGCCGACGGTGAGCTGCACCTTAGCCACAACGGCGTGGCCGCGGGCATGCAGCTGTGCGTGGACGCCTCGCAGCCGCTGTGGATGTTCTTCGGCCTGCATGGGGCCATCACACAGATCCGCCTCCTCG GCTCTACCATCCTTGCAGAGCGGGGCATCCCATCACTTCCCTGTTCTCCTGCCTCTACGCCAACCTCGCCCAGTGCTGTGGGCAGCCGCCtctctgaccccttgctcagcacCTGCAGCTTGGGACCTCTGGGGAGCTCTGCTGGCG GGACGGCCCCCAACTCGCCAGTGAGTCTGCCAGAGTCACCAGTGACCCCAGGCACGGGCCAGTGGAGCGATGATTGCACCATTTGCTATGAGCACACAGTGGACACAGTCATTTACACATGTGGACACATGTGCCTCTGCTACGCCTGCGGTCTCCGCCTCAAGAAGGCTCTGCACGCCTGCTGCCCCATCTGCCGCCGCCCCATCAAGGACATCATCAAGACCTACCGAAGCTCCTAG
- the NEURL1 gene encoding E3 ubiquitin-protein ligase NEURL1 isoform X2 has product MGGQITRSTLHDSIGGPFPVTSHRCHHKQKHCLPVLPGGVLLATPLLFHPHTKGSQILMDLSHKAVKRQASFCNAITFSNRPVLIYEQVRLKITKKQCCWSGALRLGFTSKDPSRIHPDSLPKYACPDLVSQSGFWAKALPEEFANEGNIIAFWVDKKGRVFYRINDSAAMLFFNGVRTADPLWALVDVYGLTRGVQLLDSELVLPDCLRPRSFTALRRPSLRREADDVRLSVSLCDLNVPAGEGDEAPPAAGCPIPQNSLNSQHSRALPAQLDGDLRFHALRAGAHVRILDEQTVARLEHGRDERALVFTSRPVRVAETIFVKVTRASGARPGALSFGVTTCDPGTLRPADLPFSPEALMDRKEFWAVCRVPAPLHSGDILGVVVNADGELHLSHNGVAAGMQLCVDASQPLWMFFGLHGAITQIRLLGSTILAERGIPSLPCSPASTPTSPSAVGSRLSDPLLSTCSLGPLGSSAGGTAPNSPVSLPESPVTPGTGQWSDDCTICYEHTVDTVIYTCGHMCLCYACGLRLKKALHACCPICRRPIKDIIKTYRSS; this is encoded by the exons actCCATCGGGGGTcccttccctgtcacctctcaCCGATGCCACCACAAGCAGAAGCACTGCCTGCCGGTGCTGCCCGGTGGGGTGCTCCTGGCCACACCGCTGCTTTTCCACCCACACACCAAGGGCTCCCAGATCCTCATGGACCTCAGCCACAAGGCTGTCAAGAGGCAGGCCAGCTTCTGCAACGCCATCACATTCAGCAACCGCCCAGTCCTCATCTATGAGCAAGTCAGGCTGAAG ATCACCAAGAAGCAGTGCTGCTGGAGCGGGGCGCTGCGCCTGGGCTTCACGAGCAAGGACCCCTCTCGCATCCACCCTGACTCCCTGCCCAAGTACGCCTGCCCCGACCTGGTCTCCCAGAGCGGCTTCTGGGCCAAAGCGCTGCCCGAGGAGTTTGCCAACGAGGGCAACATCATTGCCTTCTGGGTGGACAAGAAGGGCCGTGTGTTCTACCGCATCAACGACTCGGCCGCCATGCTGTTCTTCAATGGGGTCCGCACGGCTGACCCACTCTGGGCCCTGGTGGACGTCTATGGCCTCACGAGGGGTGTCCAGCTGCTTG ACAGCGAGCTGGTGCTGCCAGACTGCCTGCGGCCGCGCTCCTTCACCGCCCTGCGGAGGCCGTCGCTGCGGCGCGAGGCCGACGACGTGCGCCTCTCCGTGAGCTTGTGCGACCTCAACGTGCCGGCGGGGGAAGGCGACGAGGCCCCGCCGGCCGCCGGCTGCCCCATCCCGCAGAACTCGCTCAACTCGCAGCACAGCCGCGCACTCCCTGCACAGCTCGACGGTGACCTGCGCTTCCACGCGCTGCGCGCTGGCGCGCACGTCCGGATTCTGGACGAGCAGACGGTGGCGCGCCTGGAGCACGGGCGCGACGAGCGCGCGCTCGTCTTCACCAGCCGGCCCGTGCGCGTGGCCGAGACCATCTTCGTTAAGGTCACGCGCGCGAGCGGCGCGCGGCCGGGCGCGCTCTCCTTCGGCGTCACCACGTGCGACCCCGGTACGCTGCGGCCTGCCGACCTGCCTTTCAGCCCCGAGGCCCTGATGGACCGCAAGGAGTTCTGGGCCGTGTGCCGCGTGCCCGCGCCCCTGCACAGCGGCGACATCCTGGGCGTGGTGGTCAACGCCGACGGTGAGCTGCACCTTAGCCACAACGGCGTGGCCGCGGGCATGCAGCTGTGCGTGGACGCCTCGCAGCCGCTGTGGATGTTCTTCGGCCTGCATGGGGCCATCACACAGATCCGCCTCCTCG GCTCTACCATCCTTGCAGAGCGGGGCATCCCATCACTTCCCTGTTCTCCTGCCTCTACGCCAACCTCGCCCAGTGCTGTGGGCAGCCGCCtctctgaccccttgctcagcacCTGCAGCTTGGGACCTCTGGGGAGCTCTGCTGGCG GGACGGCCCCCAACTCGCCAGTGAGTCTGCCAGAGTCACCAGTGACCCCAGGCACGGGCCAGTGGAGCGATGATTGCACCATTTGCTATGAGCACACAGTGGACACAGTCATTTACACATGTGGACACATGTGCCTCTGCTACGCCTGCGGTCTCCGCCTCAAGAAGGCTCTGCACGCCTGCTGCCCCATCTGCCGCCGCCCCATCAAGGACATCATCAAGACCTACCGAAGCTCCTAG
- the NEURL1 gene encoding E3 ubiquitin-protein ligase NEURL1 isoform X3 yields the protein MDLSHKAVKRQASFCNAITFSNRPVLIYEQVRLKITKKQCCWSGALRLGFTSKDPSRIHPDSLPKYACPDLVSQSGFWAKALPEEFANEGNIIAFWVDKKGRVFYRINDSAAMLFFNGVRTADPLWALVDVYGLTRGVQLLDSELVLPDCLRPRSFTALRRPSLRREADDVRLSVSLCDLNVPAGEGDEAPPAAGCPIPQNSLNSQHSRALPAQLDGDLRFHALRAGAHVRILDEQTVARLEHGRDERALVFTSRPVRVAETIFVKVTRASGARPGALSFGVTTCDPGTLRPADLPFSPEALMDRKEFWAVCRVPAPLHSGDILGVVVNADGELHLSHNGVAAGMQLCVDASQPLWMFFGLHGAITQIRLLGSTILAERGIPSLPCSPASTPTSPSAVGSRLSDPLLSTCSLGPLGSSAGGTAPNSPVSLPESPVTPGTGQWSDDCTICYEHTVDTVIYTCGHMCLCYACGLRLKKALHACCPICRRPIKDIIKTYRSS from the exons ATGGACCTCAGCCACAAGGCTGTCAAGAGGCAGGCCAGCTTCTGCAACGCCATCACATTCAGCAACCGCCCAGTCCTCATCTATGAGCAAGTCAGGCTGAAG ATCACCAAGAAGCAGTGCTGCTGGAGCGGGGCGCTGCGCCTGGGCTTCACGAGCAAGGACCCCTCTCGCATCCACCCTGACTCCCTGCCCAAGTACGCCTGCCCCGACCTGGTCTCCCAGAGCGGCTTCTGGGCCAAAGCGCTGCCCGAGGAGTTTGCCAACGAGGGCAACATCATTGCCTTCTGGGTGGACAAGAAGGGCCGTGTGTTCTACCGCATCAACGACTCGGCCGCCATGCTGTTCTTCAATGGGGTCCGCACGGCTGACCCACTCTGGGCCCTGGTGGACGTCTATGGCCTCACGAGGGGTGTCCAGCTGCTTG ACAGCGAGCTGGTGCTGCCAGACTGCCTGCGGCCGCGCTCCTTCACCGCCCTGCGGAGGCCGTCGCTGCGGCGCGAGGCCGACGACGTGCGCCTCTCCGTGAGCTTGTGCGACCTCAACGTGCCGGCGGGGGAAGGCGACGAGGCCCCGCCGGCCGCCGGCTGCCCCATCCCGCAGAACTCGCTCAACTCGCAGCACAGCCGCGCACTCCCTGCACAGCTCGACGGTGACCTGCGCTTCCACGCGCTGCGCGCTGGCGCGCACGTCCGGATTCTGGACGAGCAGACGGTGGCGCGCCTGGAGCACGGGCGCGACGAGCGCGCGCTCGTCTTCACCAGCCGGCCCGTGCGCGTGGCCGAGACCATCTTCGTTAAGGTCACGCGCGCGAGCGGCGCGCGGCCGGGCGCGCTCTCCTTCGGCGTCACCACGTGCGACCCCGGTACGCTGCGGCCTGCCGACCTGCCTTTCAGCCCCGAGGCCCTGATGGACCGCAAGGAGTTCTGGGCCGTGTGCCGCGTGCCCGCGCCCCTGCACAGCGGCGACATCCTGGGCGTGGTGGTCAACGCCGACGGTGAGCTGCACCTTAGCCACAACGGCGTGGCCGCGGGCATGCAGCTGTGCGTGGACGCCTCGCAGCCGCTGTGGATGTTCTTCGGCCTGCATGGGGCCATCACACAGATCCGCCTCCTCG GCTCTACCATCCTTGCAGAGCGGGGCATCCCATCACTTCCCTGTTCTCCTGCCTCTACGCCAACCTCGCCCAGTGCTGTGGGCAGCCGCCtctctgaccccttgctcagcacCTGCAGCTTGGGACCTCTGGGGAGCTCTGCTGGCG GGACGGCCCCCAACTCGCCAGTGAGTCTGCCAGAGTCACCAGTGACCCCAGGCACGGGCCAGTGGAGCGATGATTGCACCATTTGCTATGAGCACACAGTGGACACAGTCATTTACACATGTGGACACATGTGCCTCTGCTACGCCTGCGGTCTCCGCCTCAAGAAGGCTCTGCACGCCTGCTGCCCCATCTGCCGCCGCCCCATCAAGGACATCATCAAGACCTACCGAAGCTCCTAG